gattctaggtttcagggctaatatccacttatcagtgtgtgcatatcaagtgacttcttttgtgattgggttacctcactcaggatgatatcctccaggtacatccatttccctaagaattccataagttcattgtttttaatagctgagtactactccattgtgtaaatgtaccacattttctgtatccattcgtctgttcagggacatctgggttctttccagcttctggctattataaataaagctgcgaTGAACATAGCAGAACATGTATTCTTCTTACCACTTGGAACAGTTTCTGGTAGACGccaaggagaggtgtctgccagtagtactatgtctagttttctgaaaaCTTCCATACTGATTTtctgagtggttgtacaagcttgcaatcccaccagcaatggaggactgttcgtctttctccacatccttgccaacatctgctctcacctgaatttttgatcctagccattctgaatggtgtgaggtggaatctcagggttgttttcatttgtatttccctgatgattaaggatgttgaatattatttcaagtgcttctcaacccttccatattcctcagctgagaattctttgtttacctctgaaCCCCAtatttaatggagttatttgaatttctggagttcagcttcttgagttctttgtatatattggatactagtccCGTATGGggtttagaattggtaaaaattatttcacaaCCTGtaggtggcctttttgtcttattgacagtatcttttgccgtACAGGaaaaattttacaattttatgaggtcccattttttccattcttgatcttacagcacaggccattgctcttctgtttaggaatttttgcCCAGTACCCATATCTTTGAgtcttttccctactttctcctctataaatttcagtgtctctggttttgtgtggaggtctttgatccacttcggcttgagctttgtacaaagagataagaatggataaattcgtattcttctacataactGGAGTTGTGCCTTGTTTAAACCCAAAAGGTCAATTCCACTTAGGTGGATGTTTCCATGGCTGAAGGACTTGCAAATTGGATTGCCACCGCTATGTCACACCTAAAGGAATGGGCCGGTATTGGTCGATTGGCACTGTGCTGCATGCTCATCAGTGTCCTGGCCTTTTGGTGCATCTGCCGCATGCAACATCACCATTGCAGGGCTTAAGCTCTGTTGATGCAAGCCTTTGTAGCTGTGGAGATGGGACAATCTCCTCTAGTGTGgcttggcatgctagagaagtagtcaatgacgggtaagactccctgggcatgttaccaacctaagacaggaaTAAGACCACTGCTATCTGTCTCCTGATGACAGATAAGTAGCATTGTTGAagggggcaacctaagacaggcattctctctgccaaattaaagaataaggggAAGATGTGAGGAGCTGGTTTGGCCgtggccccaagatggcaccTGGGACTGCTACCAAGTCTAACaactgacaactgacttcctcatatcacTCAAGATAGCAACGtctgttaaactgcactgcacagatgcaccacgacgaaagatcagatgatgtgatgaatgtagtcctgtgccaaaaACTGGGCCTAtgtggaatggggtgatggggagtggactagagggtataaaaggggatggccaagagaggtcaggGGATATTTTTACTgaacatagttatgttcctgaataaactgctttgagaaggacatgggtttcatcacttcttttctgctggttggagatggtAGCGACAAACTTACATTAATTTACTAAATAGTCTCTAATCCTTGCATTGGCAGTTACCTTCCTTTTACTTTTCGCTTTGCTCAGATGTATACAAAGGATCTCAAGACCACTTAGTGTTGGCTCCAATGAACTCAGTGGCCTGCATTGTGGGAGGTGCTGACCAGTCCTTAGTGACTTCTAGGCAATGCAGTCTTCATTGCAGAACTGTTAGATGGGTACAGAGGGCACCTGCACACCCTCAGTTCATTCAGCCACCTCTGGCTGAGCAACAGTGAATTCATTCTCCCTGAAATTCCTCCTTGGTTACAGCCTTGTCAGCAGCAGCACTAGCAACAGCAAACTTCAGGAAAATTTGCTAGCTGAAGTGTTTGTGGAGATGACACTGACATTCAGCATTGTTCTCAATGGCAAGAATAGCAGGAGCTGCAAGCAACAGATTTTCTCAGTCTTACTTCACATTTCTGATTTGGATACCATCACGTTTCCTTCTATAGATGtattaatgaatgtggatgcccttgcatttcaAGCATAGATgctcaggattgagagttcatcttggaagattttccCTTTGAAgagtatgaaatgcccctccttgtcttttttgataactttgggttggaagttgattttattcgatactAGGATGGCacctccagcttgtttcttcagactgtttgcttgggaaattgttttccagcctttcactctgaggtagtatctgtttttgtccctgaggtgggtttcctgtatgcagcaaaatgtttggtTCTGTGTGTGTAACCAACCAGTCTGTTACTTATTGTCTGTTTATTGGGGAagtgagtccattgatattaagagactttaaggaaaataattgttacttcctattatttttgctgttagagttAGGATTTTGATTTGAGGGCTATCTTCtttaagtttgttgaaagattattttcttgcattttctagggtgtcatttccctccttgtgttggagttttcctttcaATATCATTTGAAGGGCTCAATTCAcggaaaaatattgtgtgaatttggttttgttatagaatactttggtttctccatctatggtaactgtttttctggatatagtagcctgggttggtatttgtgttctcttaggttctgtataacatatgtccaagatcttctggctttaatagtctctggtgagaagtctagtggaattctgatgggtctgcctttatatgttacttgacctttttaccttaatgcttttagtattctatccttattttgtgcatttgttgttctgcttattatgtgtctggaggaatttcttctctggtcaaatctgtttggagttctgtaggcttattgtatgttcatgggcatctcattcattaggttggagaagttttcttctataattttgttgaaggtatttactggccctttaagttgaatatcttcattctcatctactcctattatctgtaggtttggtctcctcattttgtccttgatttcctggatattttcgTTTAGacactttttgtattttgcatttcctttgactgttgtttcaatgttttctatgatatcttctacacctgagatactcttttctatcttttgtattctgttggtgatgcttgtgtctatgactcctgatctcttccaATGTTTTgtatccctttgtgatttccttattgttaatatttccatttttagataatGGATGGCTTTGTTCCATTCCGTCAcattttggttgtgttttcctgtaattctttaaggaatttttgtgtttcctctttaattgATTCTACCNgtttatctgtgttctcctgtatttctttaagggagttttttatGTCTGTTTAAATTCTCTTTCCTCATCATGAGATGTgcttttaaatgcaaattttgCATTTCTTATGTAATGGGGAATCCAGGAAATgctggtaggagaactgggttatgttgatgccaagtagccttggtttctcttgcttatgttcttgtgcttgcctcttgccatctgattatctctcaTAGTACCTGCCCTTGCTGACTCTGATTGTAGCCTATCCTTCTTGTAATCATGTGTGTGCCAGAACTCCTCaaagtccagctgtctctgtgatgctGTTATCCGAGATTCTTGGTTTATCagagctctgggaaaagaaaatgcttctacTCTTTATtgctaaaagtaagaaaaatctgAAAGTAAAATGAAGCCCCTAAATAAGAAAGGAGACTGCATGTCAGAAAAAGCTTTTACCTACTATTCTTAGTTCTCATACTTTCTCCAAAGAATTGACCACATCATCttccaaaacatttttatattccaTAAATTCATAGCAAGTTTAAGACAGAAGTCAAGTAATAAAATGAGAGTTACAACAAATATTAACATGTGTTACCATTAAAAATAGTACCTAACTACTCATTTATTATCTGTTACTACCTCCATAATCTCATTTAAAGTTTAAAACCATAATCATATGTCATAAATTAGCATGGTTTTACCAAAAGGCAAATAATCTGACTTGTTTCTCATTAGATATGAAGTTTTATACATAAGaacttgcacctacaataaattgtccattccCTGTTTATGACCTCCAGTTATCAGGTAATGGTTTCACAGCTAACCTAGAGGGCATATTTTCGCTGATGGTGAATTTATTCTGAGCTTACTTTCTTATCCTAGTGCAATTAGCTTGTGAATCATGAAAGTTTATAGAAATGTAGTTGAAGACTTCATACTATAAAGggttcaaaattatttttatagatttagGAATACTATAGAATCATTATAACTAATTATGAAATCATTGATTTATCTACATAGTATTACTCGAAGagtcatcaataaaataaataaatctttattgatCTGCAAAAAATCTGCCCAgtagggtgggctaatgcccagAAATCATTAAACTATGTAATGAAAGCAGGGAAGACATAACCATTACAAGAATCAATACTGAGATAAGATCACTGAAAACCCTAAAATTCAGAGTTTAAACATCACAGCCATGCAACACTGCAGTCTGTCTCCAGTAAAAGTACTTGGGTACCATTAGCTTTCCTAGATTTCTCCTgactgtaaatgaaataaattgttGACAacaaatttcttttcaattttctgttttaatattttaatgtttcaacTTTTCATGTACTTTCAAAGTTTTTTAAGAATACATGTACaatgtgagtattttgttatacATTCTGTGTTACACTCAATAGATTTCTGAAACTACAAAAATGGGTATATTATTAAACACATAAATAGTTGAGTCTTTTATAGGTCATTTTTCAATGTTCTGGAATTTTGCTTCCAACTTCTAACCACTTGTTTAACAAAATTGCCCAAATGCGTCATAAGTTTACAGACATTCCACTTGGACAGGAGAATTTCATTATTACCCAAGAGtaagttttttttaaacagtatgtTGTGGAAAATGTTTTTCTCACAGTATGTATGcatctttaattttcattcagCATTCAACAATAATCAATACTCAACTTTCCACTATTTCTCCCAAACAGACTCAAGATAAATTTTGACTacattcttaacatttatttttaaaatataacttatcTACCCAGAAACAaatcacatatataaattaactgattgaatgtgtatatataaagcTATAAATTAACTTCTCAAAAGTGGgtaaggaaaaacataaaacagagaatATAATATTCTTAACGTTGCTAAAGAAAAACCCACCcacccggggtccatcccataatcagccagcaaacacagacactattgcgcatgccagaaagattttgctgaaaggacactgttatagctatctcttctgaggctatgccagtgcctgacaaatagagtagtggatgcccacagtcatctataggatagaacacatgGGACCCAATGGAGTAgccagagaaattacccaaggagttgaaggggtctgcaatgctataggtggaacagcaaaatgaactaatcagtacccccagagctcatgtctccagcaGCATATATAAcaaaagatggcctagtaagtcatcattgggaagagaggccccttggtcttacaaactttatatgccccacacaggggaacaccagggccaagaagtgggagtgagtgggtaggggatcagggcgcaaggagggtataggggacttttgggatagcatttgaaatgtaaatgaagaaaatatctaataaagtaattttttaaaaagataacaccAAAATACATTGGATTAttgagtgattaaaaaaaaagaaatgtattatatttatagtattcataaataaatatacatatgctttgtttaattcattttattaagtttatatatatggatattgaatttatatacatacaaattaataaataatagtcATGTATGTCACACTACTCTattcattttgttaattaaattTGAATGTATTCAAATAATCTTCATTTTCTAACTTTGCAGATGTTACTATTATGATCTCATTTTCTACTGCATAATTATAAGTAattttttgtctaaataaaaaatattatattttctcgCCTAAAAAAAAGCCCAAAGCATTAAAGAACAAATATAACATAATTGTTTATAGAAAGAAATAGTATGTTGAATTGTATTATTTGAAGGTTAGAGTAGTGAAGTGTTGTCATCAGACTTTGTGGTAGTATTATACATGTGATTGAAACTTTAAGATGTCAGGAATGATTTTTACACTTCGACCTTTGAATAAAGTTTCTATCTGGTCTTAACACAATAATATAGCACTTGGGGATAAAGATACAACCTAGAAGCCCTGCACTTGAAGCCAAGATAGAGAATACCTCCACAACCACCATGACCTTCCCTTTGGTGCTATGGTAGACAGGGAGAAAGGTGACCCAAACACTGCAAAACACAAGCATGCTGAAGGTTAGGAACTTGGATTCATTGAAAGTGTCAGGCAGATTCCTAACCAAGAAAGCCACAGTGAAGCTTGCTAGTGCCAGACAGCCAAGGTATCCCAGCACACAGTAGAAGGCTATAATTGAGCCCTTGTTGCACATAATGATGATGTGACCATGTTCAGAGTGAGGATCTCTCTCTACAAAGGGAGGAGATAGTCCCAACCAGAATCCACAGATNATTAGTTGAAAAAGGGAACAGATTGGAATGATGACCTTGGGTGTCCCAAATAGCAGCAGCCATTTAACTCTTCTTCCTGGAATAGTAATGNTGAAGGCCANAAGTACAGTAATTGTTTTAGCCAAGANNGCAGACACAGCCACAGTGAACAGNATTCCAAAAGTGATCTGCTGCAGGAGACATCTGGNTGTGCTAGGATATCCAATGAAGAACAATgaacagagaaagcaaagtgTGAGAGAAATGAGCAGGATGTAGCTGAGAGTGCGGTTATTAGCTTTCACAATGGGAGTATGTTGGTTTTTCACAAATATTCCTATAATAAGAACTGACAACATAGATAAAAGTGAGGCCATGCAGGCCAATACAATCCCTAATGGGTCTGCATAAGCCAGAAATGTCACAACCTTTGGGAAGCAGTGATTTCTCTCTATGTTGGCATATTGACCATCTGGACACTTCGCACATTGTATTAGATCTGAGATGGAAAAAAATTTCAGTGTTActtctttcattctgtttttcatGTAATCCTTAAATAAATTTTTCAGATgttacctgtcttagttagggttttacggatgtgaacagacaccatgaccaaggcaggtcTTNTAAAAACAACATTTAATTNGGGCTNgcttgcaggttcagaggttcagtccattatcattaaggtgggagcatagaaatccaggcaggcatgcgcaggcagagctgaaagttctacatcttcatccaaaggctgctagtggaagactgaagCAACTAGACTGAGGaccttaagcccacacccacagtgacttaCCTACAACAACCAGGTAGCACAtattccaacaagtccacacttccaaatagtgctactccctactCTAAGAATACACAAACTGTTACATTACCAAAAGTTGCTTTTTTTgctgcacacaaaataaattggATTGATGGACATGTATTGaaatcattttcatatatatatatatatatatatatatatatatatatatatatatatatggagaaaatAGAGACATTAAGTACTCACCAGTAATGCAAGAGTGGTATTGTTCTACAACCTCTCCAACATGAACTGTCACATTCATCACTGATCTAAGCCATtccaaaacatataaaatggAAGTTCAAAATAGTTTTCACATACACTTACTTGATGGCAAAGaatatttatgatttctttaagtgttttgcACACATTGGAAAAACCGCAATTTAGAATTTACTGTTAATATCTGTACTATATTGtccagctttatttatttatttaagacctGTAGTCTATTTCccagcctttatttatttatttatttatttattcatttgtttgtttaataactaTAGTCTCATCTTCCAGTTCACATCTGTATGAAAGAACAGATCCTGTGCTCTAGTTCCTACCCCATACCCAGAGACAGCATGACCTTCAGGACTTCTGACCCCCCAGCCCCACAGGTGAGTCCCCCAACCGTGCCACAATACCTGGCATAACTGGAACCCCTGGGGAACAGAGGATACAGGATTTCCTGCTCTAACAGATACATATTTTGTTTAAAGTTGGCACCTGCTTCTAGGAGTGGATCCTGTGCTCCAACCCTCTACACTAATTCACACCTAGAAACAACTTGACCCTCTGAGAAGTTTTCACAGATTCATGCTCACACATGAGTCCCCAATCACAACCACAATACCTGCCTTAACTAGGAACCATTAAGGGTCTCAAATCAGGATCTCCAGACCACCTCCCATACCCAGAGACATCCTGACCCAAGTATGCCCAACATAACCAGGCTCATAGGAGggacaggcttcagtcagagaCAACAAGGGCAATTAACACCAGAGGTAGCTAGATGGCAAGAGGTAAGCACAGGAACATAAGGACCAAAAACCAATGCCATGTGACAATATCAGAGTGCAGTACTCGCATCTGCAGTTCTGAATACCccaatacacctgaaaagcaagagtCTGACCTAAAATCCCAACAAATGAAGAAGAGGTAGAACTATaaggaagacaaaaatcactTCCTTAAAGAAGTATAGGATAACAAAGGTAGACAGGTAGAAGCCATTGAAGAGGAAATACATATCCTTTAtagaaatacagtaaaacaaaatcaaaaggtgAAGGAATCAAACAAAGCCATAtaggatataaaaatataaacagacacaatacagaaatcacaaaaggagggAACCATGGAGatggaaatcctaggaaagagagcaggagtcaAAGATGAAAGATAAGCAACAG
This genomic interval from Mus pahari unplaced genomic scaffold, PAHARI_EIJ_v1.1 scaffold_11423_1, whole genome shotgun sequence contains the following:
- the LOC110315857 gene encoding vomeronasal type-2 receptor 116-like, with product MKEVTLKFFSISDLIQCAKCPDGQYANIERNHCFPKVVTFLAYADPLGIVLACMASLLSMLSVLIIGIFVKNQHTPIVKANNRTLSYILLISLTLCFLCSLFFIGYPSTXRCLLQQITFGXLFTVAVSAXLAKTITVLXAFXITIPGRRVKWLLLFGTPKVIIPICSLFQLXICGFWLGLSPPFVERDPHSEHGHIIIMCNKGSIIAFYCVLGYLGCLALASFTVAFLVRNLPDTFNESKFLTFSMLVFCSVWVTFLPVYHSTKGKVMVVVEVFSILASSAGLLGCIFIPKCYIIVLRPDRNFIQRSKCKNHS